One genomic segment of [Phormidium] sp. ETS-05 includes these proteins:
- the hutH gene encoding histidine ammonia-lyase, whose amino-acid sequence MVHNTLSKSIVRQFEKSASYKAHHQLNQPKATKPHRKAAQFACGLPVSVAGQNLTLDDVVQVAQGEASVKLSVSADIRCRIDAACDFISGAVANGQPIYGVNTGFGGMANTAIAPEDAAALQENLVAFLKSGAGNRLSVADVRAGMLLRMNSHLRGASGIRFEFIERMAKFLNAGVTPHVYDLGSIGASGDLVPLAYITGAIAGLHPEFTVDFQGQEMSCLEALERLDLQPLSLRPKEGLAMVNGTSVMTGIAANCTSDALELLAVALGSHALMVQALGGSNQSFHPFIHAAKPHPGQVWTAQQMLELLAGSRLSVDELNGEHQFKGQGLIQDRYSLRCLPQYLGPVVDGFREIVQQMEIEINSVTDNPLIDVNSQASYHGGNFLGQYVAVAMDRLRYFIGLIAKHLDVQIALLVAPEFNGGLSPSLVGNPERSVNMGLKGLQITGNSIMPLLAFYGNSIADRYPTHAEQYNQNINSQGFNSATLARKSVDLFQQYMAVSLIFAVQGVDKKAYAIAGHYDARQLLSEKTAKLYQAVRDILGKPPDTSRPLVWNDNEQFLDIYIARLANDIAAGGIITQAVKEVVADLKSSPISS is encoded by the coding sequence ATGGTTCACAACACCCTATCCAAATCCATCGTCCGGCAATTTGAAAAATCCGCCTCCTACAAAGCCCACCATCAGCTAAATCAACCCAAAGCCACCAAACCGCACCGCAAAGCCGCCCAGTTTGCCTGCGGGTTGCCGGTGTCAGTGGCAGGACAAAACCTCACCCTGGATGATGTGGTGCAGGTGGCGCAGGGTGAGGCATCAGTGAAACTCAGCGTCAGTGCGGACATACGCTGCCGCATCGATGCTGCTTGCGACTTCATCAGTGGAGCCGTGGCTAACGGGCAACCCATTTATGGCGTCAATACCGGCTTTGGCGGTATGGCGAATACTGCGATCGCCCCTGAAGATGCGGCAGCTTTGCAAGAAAATTTGGTGGCTTTTCTCAAAAGTGGTGCCGGAAATCGCTTGTCTGTGGCGGACGTGCGCGCTGGGATGCTGTTACGGATGAACTCCCACCTGCGCGGCGCTTCTGGCATTCGCTTTGAGTTTATAGAGCGAATGGCAAAGTTTCTCAATGCCGGAGTTACGCCCCATGTCTATGATTTGGGTTCGATCGGAGCGAGCGGCGACCTGGTTCCCTTAGCATACATTACCGGGGCGATCGCTGGCTTGCATCCAGAATTTACCGTGGATTTTCAAGGGCAAGAAATGTCCTGCCTCGAAGCGCTTGAGCGGCTGGATTTACAGCCATTGTCCTTGCGCCCTAAAGAAGGACTGGCAATGGTAAACGGCACCTCGGTTATGACTGGCATCGCTGCCAACTGCACCAGCGATGCTTTGGAATTGCTGGCAGTGGCTCTAGGCTCTCATGCCTTGATGGTCCAGGCATTAGGAGGCTCCAACCAATCGTTTCATCCTTTCATCCATGCCGCCAAACCCCATCCCGGTCAGGTGTGGACAGCCCAGCAAATGCTGGAATTGCTGGCCGGTTCGCGCCTGAGTGTCGATGAGTTAAACGGCGAGCATCAATTTAAAGGACAAGGCTTAATTCAAGACCGCTATTCCCTGCGCTGTTTGCCCCAATATCTCGGTCCAGTCGTGGATGGTTTCCGCGAAATTGTGCAGCAAATGGAAATCGAGATTAATTCCGTCACCGACAACCCATTAATCGATGTAAACAGTCAAGCCAGCTACCACGGCGGTAATTTCCTCGGTCAATATGTGGCCGTGGCGATGGACCGCCTGCGGTATTTTATCGGCTTGATTGCCAAACACTTGGACGTACAAATTGCCCTGTTAGTCGCCCCGGAATTTAACGGTGGTTTGTCGCCTTCTCTGGTGGGAAATCCAGAACGCTCAGTCAATATGGGGCTGAAGGGATTGCAAATTACCGGTAATTCAATTATGCCCCTGCTGGCATTTTATGGGAATTCCATTGCCGATCGCTATCCCACCCACGCCGAACAGTATAACCAGAACATCAACTCCCAAGGCTTCAACTCCGCCACTTTAGCGCGCAAGTCCGTGGATTTGTTCCAGCAGTATATGGCGGTTTCCTTGATTTTTGCCGTTCAAGGTGTGGACAAAAAGGCTTATGCAATAGCGGGTCATTACGATGCTCGCCAACTGCTCTCCGAGAAGACCGCCAAGCTATATCAAGCAGTCCGCGACATCCTAGGAAAACCCCCCGATACCAGTCGTCCGTTGGTATGGAACGATAACGAGCAGTTTCTCGATATTTATATCGCTCGTCTGGCCAACGATATAGCAGCAGGCGGCATCATTACCCAAGCTGTAAAGGAGGTGGTTGCCGACTTGAAATCCAGCCCAATAAGTTCGTAG
- a CDS encoding long-chain fatty acid--CoA ligase: MVFEGQTWTYQQLDEAANRVANSLRQLGIQKGDRVALFLPNVPAFIWSYLGILKMGGIAVSVSAMLKSDEVQFILRDCEAKVAVAAPELASQIVKDDLAYLQYLLIAWDEELSLPSREEGVLVLADLMAEASGEAKAIEMARDDRAAILYTSGTTGFPKGATLSHGNVMSNLYSLLHCYGIKPEDRLLLFLPLFHCFGQNAVLNPALAAGATVVLVRRFKPEEVLETIQKERITMFFGVPTVYIKLLKLNLNEQQLQWIRYYFSAAASLPPAIASQWEKRYHHNIYEGYGLTETAPCASYNHGLKYQPGSVGMPIDNVEMKVVDAEGNEPPPGEYGEIIVRGPNVMLGYWNRPEETQKILHDGWLHTGDIGYVDEDGYFYIVDRAKDMINMSGFNVYPAEVERVLYQHPAVAEAAVYGMPHPEQGEQVVARICLRNGWEISSADLQAFCQECLANYKVPQVIKFVESLPKNPTGKILKRVLRELETS, encoded by the coding sequence TTGGTTTTTGAGGGCCAGACCTGGACTTATCAACAGCTAGATGAAGCGGCGAATCGCGTCGCCAACAGCTTGCGGCAATTGGGCATCCAGAAAGGAGACCGGGTAGCCCTCTTCTTGCCCAATGTTCCCGCCTTTATCTGGTCGTATTTAGGGATTTTGAAAATGGGGGGCATCGCCGTGTCGGTCAGCGCCATGCTCAAAAGCGATGAAGTTCAGTTTATCTTAAGAGATTGTGAAGCCAAGGTAGCAGTAGCAGCCCCAGAACTGGCATCCCAGATTGTCAAAGATGACTTGGCTTATTTGCAATACTTATTAATTGCATGGGATGAGGAACTTTCCCTTCCTAGCAGAGAGGAAGGGGTGTTGGTATTGGCAGATTTAATGGCAGAGGCTTCCGGGGAAGCTAAAGCGATTGAAATGGCTCGCGACGATCGCGCTGCCATCCTCTACACTTCCGGGACGACTGGGTTTCCCAAAGGGGCGACTTTATCCCACGGTAATGTCATGTCCAATTTGTACTCGTTACTGCATTGCTATGGCATTAAACCGGAAGACCGCTTGCTACTGTTTTTGCCCTTATTTCATTGCTTCGGGCAAAATGCCGTCCTCAACCCCGCCCTGGCGGCTGGCGCTACTGTCGTCCTCGTGCGCCGGTTTAAACCGGAAGAAGTTTTAGAAACGATTCAGAAAGAACGCATCACCATGTTCTTCGGGGTGCCGACGGTTTACATTAAGTTGCTGAAGCTGAATTTAAATGAACAGCAGCTCCAATGGATTCGCTACTATTTCAGCGCGGCGGCTAGCCTGCCTCCCGCCATTGCCAGTCAGTGGGAAAAGCGCTACCACCATAATATTTATGAAGGGTACGGACTCACGGAAACCGCTCCCTGTGCTTCCTACAACCACGGACTGAAATATCAACCCGGTTCCGTGGGGATGCCGATCGACAATGTGGAGATGAAGGTAGTGGACGCCGAGGGCAACGAGCCGCCGCCGGGTGAGTATGGCGAAATCATCGTGCGCGGTCCCAACGTCATGCTCGGTTATTGGAATCGCCCCGAAGAAACGCAGAAAATTTTACACGATGGCTGGCTGCATACCGGCGATATCGGCTATGTAGATGAAGACGGTTATTTTTACATTGTGGACCGCGCCAAAGACATGATTAATATGTCGGGATTTAACGTCTATCCGGCAGAAGTGGAGCGGGTACTGTACCAGCATCCGGCAGTAGCAGAAGCGGCGGTTTATGGAATGCCCCACCCGGAACAAGGCGAGCAAGTGGTAGCCCGAATTTGCTTGCGGAACGGCTGGGAGATAAGCAGTGCAGATTTGCAGGCATTTTGTCAGGAGTGTCTGGCTAATTATAAGGTGCCGCAAGTAATTAAGTTTGTGGAGTCTTTGCCTAAAAATCCCACGGGCAAAATCTTGAAGCGAGTGCTGCGGGAATTGGAGACCAGTTAA
- a CDS encoding ATP-binding protein — MSSTIGQSTTAKLPFRIPLRLVLVIPFVVQLLAAVGLVGWLSWRNGRAAVNDVAAQLRREITARIDKQVSSVLSTHKLINRLNLEAFQEGYLNLDAPPESSSLRRYFWRQLRQFETAAYIYYASEEEHFFGANRTLADPSLHQQAGYTFSGEVTEYKPREYLLDDTGNLKQLIATYPTYSATTTFWYKKAVEAKKPTWTDIYSWNLGNNISIDTVTPVYDNGGKLKGVLGVCFTLNNISKFLETLDVGDGGQTFILERTGYLVATSTSETPFSVSKISESEEEKPSLEDIAPVEGNNAEFQFIRLKAILSQNDLTRAAAIFLNHKFDNLHNITTGQQLEFYLAGEKQFIQVTPLQDEAGIDWLIVVVIPEAEFMAQINAHNRITIWLCMTAAIVATGTGIITARWVTQPLLQLNRAAKDIARGEWHKPVEIYRHDEVGELANSFKTMAAQLQESFQNLEQRVAERTAELQEQRHFLRRVIDSNPNIIFVKEEKGRFVLANQALAKVYGTTVEALIGKTDADFNHHQEEVEHYWQSDREVMATGCPQILEETITTATGERRYLETIKIPLQTATPQLLGVGVDITDRKQFEEQLQQAKETADAANQAKSEFLAAMSHELRTPLNGILGYAQILQRASDLNPKHRHGIEIIEQAGSHLLALINDILDLAKIEARKMELFPKDFHLPSFLSGVAEITRIRAEKKGINFYYLPDPHLPAGVWADEKRLRQVLINLLGNAIKFTHEGSVTFKAQVLAPGEDPAKIRFIIADTGVGMTPEQLPKIFLPFEQVGDGSKRTEGTGLGLAICRQIVAMMGSEIQVSSTWGKGSTFWFEAEFPASRSWVSAATTGAKGKIIGYTGKERKILVVDDKDVNRLVVAEVLKSLGFVVAEAENGAGGLSQVAAVQPDLIITDIAMPVMDGYEFTEKVRLLYAEKIPIIAASASVSASDQAQAIARGCTEFLAKPVDLEQLLMMLQKHLQLAWVYDQPDGTETGANRELDVVFPPAAELKILHRAAIIGDIETVEIEAKRIQDLAPEYLAFAQRVLELAGEFDGEKIQNLVEIHIPNG, encoded by the coding sequence ATGAGCAGCACGATCGGCCAATCGACAACAGCTAAATTACCATTCCGCATCCCGTTACGCCTGGTTTTGGTGATTCCTTTTGTGGTACAACTTCTGGCAGCGGTGGGACTGGTGGGATGGCTGTCATGGCGGAACGGGAGAGCAGCGGTGAACGATGTGGCGGCTCAATTGCGCCGGGAAATAACTGCAAGAATTGACAAGCAGGTTAGTTCCGTATTGTCAACGCACAAGCTGATTAATCGCCTCAATTTGGAGGCTTTCCAAGAAGGATATCTAAATCTAGATGCCCCCCCAGAATCATCGAGTTTAAGGCGTTATTTCTGGCGGCAATTGCGGCAATTTGAAACCGCTGCTTATATTTATTATGCTAGTGAAGAAGAGCATTTTTTTGGGGCTAATCGAACTTTGGCTGACCCGTCACTGCATCAACAGGCGGGTTACACCTTTTCTGGAGAAGTTACGGAATATAAACCAAGGGAATATTTGCTTGACGATACGGGGAATCTGAAGCAGTTAATTGCCACATATCCTACCTATTCAGCCACCACAACATTCTGGTACAAAAAAGCTGTAGAGGCGAAAAAACCTACTTGGACTGATATTTATAGCTGGAATCTCGGCAACAATATTAGTATTGATACAGTGACGCCAGTGTACGATAATGGGGGAAAACTCAAAGGAGTGCTTGGGGTTTGCTTTACCTTGAACAATATTAGCAAATTTCTCGAAACTTTAGATGTCGGAGATGGCGGCCAGACATTTATTTTAGAACGAACCGGTTATCTGGTGGCTACTTCCACTTCGGAAACGCCATTTTCGGTGTCTAAAATTTCTGAATCTGAAGAAGAAAAGCCAAGTTTAGAAGATATTGCTCCGGTGGAAGGGAATAATGCAGAATTTCAGTTTATTAGATTAAAAGCTATTTTAAGTCAAAACGATTTAACGCGAGCAGCCGCGATTTTTTTGAATCATAAATTTGACAATTTACACAATATTACCACCGGGCAGCAACTGGAGTTTTACTTAGCAGGAGAAAAGCAATTTATCCAAGTAACGCCATTACAAGATGAAGCCGGAATCGACTGGCTGATTGTGGTGGTGATTCCCGAAGCGGAATTTATGGCACAAATTAATGCCCACAATCGCATCACAATTTGGCTGTGTATGACGGCAGCGATCGTCGCTACAGGGACAGGCATTATCACGGCACGATGGGTGACACAACCCCTGCTACAATTGAATCGAGCAGCTAAAGATATCGCTCGCGGGGAATGGCATAAACCAGTAGAAATTTACCGGCATGATGAAGTAGGGGAACTGGCTAACTCTTTCAAGACAATGGCAGCGCAACTCCAAGAGTCGTTTCAAAACCTAGAACAGCGGGTGGCGGAACGCACGGCGGAACTTCAGGAACAACGCCACTTTCTGCGCCGGGTGATTGATAGCAATCCCAACATTATCTTTGTCAAAGAGGAAAAAGGGAGATTTGTCCTGGCGAATCAAGCGCTGGCGAAAGTTTACGGGACAACCGTGGAGGCATTAATCGGTAAAACCGATGCTGATTTCAATCATCATCAGGAGGAAGTGGAGCATTATTGGCAAAGCGACCGAGAAGTGATGGCAACAGGATGCCCTCAAATCCTGGAAGAAACTATCACCACTGCCACCGGGGAAAGGCGGTATTTAGAAACGATTAAAATTCCTCTGCAGACGGCAACCCCACAACTCCTGGGAGTCGGGGTGGATATAACCGATCGCAAACAGTTTGAGGAACAACTGCAACAAGCCAAAGAAACCGCCGACGCCGCCAACCAAGCCAAAAGCGAATTTCTCGCTGCCATGAGCCACGAACTGCGCACGCCACTAAATGGCATTCTCGGTTATGCGCAAATTCTCCAGCGAGCCAGCGACCTCAACCCCAAACACCGCCACGGAATTGAGATCATCGAGCAAGCCGGTTCCCACTTGCTCGCCTTAATTAACGATATTCTCGACCTCGCCAAAATCGAAGCGCGGAAAATGGAACTCTTCCCCAAAGACTTCCATTTGCCCTCCTTTTTGTCTGGAGTCGCGGAAATTACCCGCATTCGCGCCGAAAAGAAAGGGATTAACTTCTATTATCTTCCCGACCCCCATTTACCAGCGGGAGTCTGGGCCGACGAAAAACGGTTGCGCCAAGTCTTGATTAATTTGCTGGGTAATGCGATAAAATTCACCCATGAAGGTAGCGTTACCTTTAAAGCCCAAGTCTTAGCCCCAGGGGAAGACCCGGCCAAGATTCGCTTTATCATTGCCGATACCGGCGTGGGGATGACTCCGGAACAACTGCCCAAAATCTTTCTCCCTTTTGAGCAAGTGGGCGACGGATCCAAACGCACTGAAGGCACGGGTTTAGGACTGGCGATATGTCGCCAAATTGTGGCAATGATGGGTAGCGAAATTCAAGTCAGCAGTACCTGGGGCAAAGGCAGCACTTTTTGGTTTGAAGCCGAGTTTCCTGCATCTCGGTCATGGGTGAGCGCCGCCACCACCGGCGCCAAGGGCAAAATTATCGGTTATACGGGTAAAGAGCGAAAAATCTTGGTCGTAGATGATAAAGATGTGAACCGCTTAGTTGTGGCCGAAGTGTTAAAAAGTTTAGGTTTTGTGGTGGCTGAGGCGGAAAACGGCGCCGGGGGGTTGAGCCAAGTGGCAGCGGTGCAACCGGATTTAATTATTACCGATATCGCCATGCCGGTGATGGATGGCTATGAATTCACCGAGAAAGTGCGGCTGCTATATGCTGAAAAAATTCCGATAATTGCCGCTTCGGCAAGCGTTTCGGCATCAGACCAAGCCCAAGCTATCGCCCGGGGTTGTACCGAATTTCTCGCCAAACCGGTGGATTTAGAGCAGTTGTTAATGATGCTGCAAAAACACCTGCAATTGGCGTGGGTGTACGACCAACCAGACGGAACAGAAACCGGAGCTAACCGAGAGCTAGATGTAGTTTTTCCTCCAGCCGCAGAATTAAAAATTTTGCACCGAGCGGCGATTATTGGCGATATTGAGACGGTGGAAATTGAGGCGAAGCGGATTCAAGACCTAGCGCCCGAGTATCTGGCGTTTGCCCAGAGGGTATTGGAGCTAGCCGGGGAATTTGATGGGGAAAAAATTCAGAATTTAGTTGAAATCCATATCCCAAATGGGTAG
- a CDS encoding DUF928 domain-containing protein: protein MNKLNHNISIALLSLTVTMMLLAEGSWARAAGRSTASSNSNGEIAQIFQPPDTQAPKDTSGGASRGSQMFVPPEQPAPRDSSGAASRNGEFEPPVAGAPGRRVGAGTRGDITTLMAIVPASRYGTTVAARPTLFVYVPPAAVTSDKQIFLSIQDEQQDLHYQTRIDLPASASGIVTLQLPESAPELEVGKNYKWFFILTEPGQKLRADTNGETGWVQRVALTPEMERQQTSGASLDLALSYGRSGIWYDMVATLAMLKQTQPGNPALHQSWQTLLSEVGMAELAAEAIVPLPFPNSETVSNITE from the coding sequence ATGAATAAACTAAACCACAACATATCCATAGCGTTACTGTCCCTGACAGTCACGATGATGCTGCTAGCAGAAGGCAGCTGGGCAAGAGCTGCAGGACGATCGACAGCCAGCAGCAACAGCAACGGCGAAATTGCCCAAATCTTTCAGCCGCCAGACACCCAAGCTCCCAAAGACACCAGCGGCGGGGCGAGCCGTGGCAGTCAGATGTTCGTGCCGCCAGAACAGCCCGCGCCAAGAGACAGCAGTGGGGCAGCCAGTCGCAACGGTGAATTCGAGCCCCCCGTGGCGGGCGCCCCGGGACGGCGAGTGGGAGCCGGAACTCGCGGCGATATCACCACCCTGATGGCGATCGTCCCCGCTAGCCGCTACGGCACAACCGTAGCAGCACGTCCCACCTTGTTTGTCTATGTACCTCCTGCAGCCGTCACCAGCGACAAGCAGATATTTTTGAGTATCCAAGACGAACAGCAGGATCTTCACTACCAAACCCGCATCGACCTTCCCGCCAGTGCTAGTGGCATTGTCACCTTGCAACTGCCAGAATCAGCACCGGAATTGGAAGTGGGCAAAAACTACAAATGGTTTTTTATCCTCACGGAACCCGGACAAAAACTGCGGGCCGATACTAATGGGGAAACCGGATGGGTACAGCGAGTGGCACTAACGCCGGAAATGGAGCGGCAGCAAACATCCGGGGCATCATTAGATTTAGCTTTGTCCTATGGACGATCGGGCATCTGGTATGATATGGTAGCAACTCTGGCGATGTTAAAACAGACACAACCGGGGAATCCCGCCTTACATCAGAGCTGGCAAACTCTACTATCTGAGGTGGGGATGGCGGAGCTGGCTGCAGAGGCGATCGTCCCCCTCCCATTCCCAAATAGTGAAACCGTATCCAACATCACCGAATAA
- a CDS encoding CHASE2 domain-containing protein, with translation MSKLKQFLAEWQGLLMIAPSVALLVMLGEFFGLWQGLEWGAVDRFFRLRPVEPVDQRIAVVTIDESDLTQIGKWPFPDAVLAELLQKIKLQQPRAIGIDLYRDLPVEPGHQDLVAVFNSTPNLIGVEKALGNPVAPPPTLKAANQTAMADMVTDADGKVRRALISAGTADGKIQLGLGVRLALMYLEAEKITPAADKKNPSHVKLGKTTITPLQSNTRGYARGDTGGYQILLNYRGLEDRFPTIPMRDILADRIPPEILRDRIVLIGVTAPSLNDLFPTPYSSTIFAPPTKTPGVVVHANIASQILSAALEGRPLLQVWPSSAHNLWIFTWSFTGAAGCWFLLQTSRVGKNLFFGWIFLGIFTLGVILVGGTYLVFLLGGVIPVASPLVALYSAAVAISFYHDRLQLKIANQKLATANQQLEDYSHTLEIKVEERTVELEKAKKAALAASEAKSEFLSNMSHELRTPLNGILGYAQILRRDKSLDDKQRHGIKIIEDCGSYLLNLINDILDLSKIEARKMELYPKDFHFPSFLQGVGQICQVKAEQKDIAFNLEQLPGLPQGVCADEKRLRQVLINLLGNAIKFTDAGGVTLRVGLLFGATPVLSENIHQIRFEIEDTGVGMTPEQLNKIFLPFEQVGDTERMIEGTGLGLAISQKIVQMMGSKLEVKSQKGVGTTFWFDVAIPASTSETEAVATVAAKNIIGYKGDRQKILVVDDSWENRSFLLDLLAPLGFEISEAQNGREGIEQALAVKPHIILSDLLMSGMDGFEMIRRLRKLAAFKGVPAIAISASVFERDREHSLAAGYDEFLPKPVQAAELLGKIQKHLTIDWIYDADNDVYISQSPQGDNGLEIVPPAAYLRELYRAAEIGDIDAIEQQARYIKQLEPKYTIFANKLLQLAADFEDRKIMQLIEPYLGGEHAS, from the coding sequence ATGTCGAAGCTGAAACAATTTCTGGCAGAGTGGCAAGGTCTGCTAATGATTGCCCCTAGTGTGGCTTTATTAGTCATGCTAGGGGAGTTTTTCGGTTTGTGGCAGGGCTTGGAATGGGGCGCGGTCGATCGCTTTTTTCGCCTGCGTCCGGTAGAACCGGTGGACCAGCGCATCGCCGTCGTCACGATCGACGAATCAGATTTAACCCAGATTGGCAAATGGCCTTTCCCCGATGCCGTCTTAGCAGAATTGCTCCAGAAGATTAAACTCCAGCAACCGAGAGCGATCGGCATAGATTTGTATCGAGATTTACCAGTAGAACCAGGTCATCAAGACTTAGTAGCAGTATTTAATTCTACCCCAAACTTAATCGGAGTCGAAAAAGCCCTGGGCAATCCCGTAGCCCCGCCGCCCACCCTGAAAGCCGCCAATCAAACCGCAATGGCCGATATGGTAACAGATGCAGACGGCAAAGTGCGCCGCGCCTTGATATCTGCAGGCACAGCCGATGGGAAAATCCAACTAGGTTTGGGAGTGCGTCTGGCATTAATGTATTTAGAAGCCGAAAAAATTACTCCCGCTGCGGACAAAAAGAATCCCAGCCATGTCAAACTAGGGAAAACTACGATTACCCCCTTGCAAAGCAACACTCGGGGTTACGCCCGAGGCGATACCGGGGGATATCAGATATTGCTCAACTATCGGGGTTTAGAAGACCGGTTCCCCACCATCCCCATGCGGGATATTCTCGCCGATCGGATTCCTCCAGAAATATTGCGCGATCGCATAGTCCTCATTGGCGTCACCGCACCCAGCCTCAACGACCTATTCCCCACCCCCTACAGCAGCACCATCTTTGCTCCCCCCACCAAAACCCCCGGCGTTGTGGTTCACGCCAATATCGCCAGCCAAATTTTAAGCGCCGCTCTTGAAGGTCGTCCCCTGTTGCAAGTCTGGCCCAGTTCCGCACACAATCTGTGGATATTTACCTGGTCATTCACTGGCGCTGCAGGTTGTTGGTTTTTGCTGCAAACCAGCAGAGTCGGGAAAAATCTATTTTTTGGCTGGATATTTCTCGGTATTTTTACCCTCGGAGTCATCCTCGTAGGCGGCACTTACCTGGTATTTTTACTTGGGGGAGTCATTCCCGTAGCCTCACCCTTGGTGGCATTATATAGCGCCGCCGTGGCCATTTCCTTTTACCACGATCGGCTTCAGCTCAAAATTGCCAATCAAAAATTGGCCACAGCCAACCAGCAATTAGAAGACTATTCCCACACCCTAGAAATCAAAGTCGAAGAACGCACCGTGGAATTGGAAAAAGCCAAAAAAGCCGCTTTAGCCGCCTCAGAAGCCAAAAGCGAATTCCTCTCCAACATGAGCCACGAGCTGCGCACCCCCCTAAATGGTATCTTGGGATACGCCCAGATTTTGCGGCGGGATAAAAGCCTCGACGATAAGCAGCGCCACGGCATCAAAATTATTGAAGATTGCGGCTCTTACCTGCTAAACTTAATTAATGATATCTTAGATTTGTCCAAAATCGAAGCCCGGAAAATGGAGCTGTATCCCAAAGACTTTCATTTTCCCTCCTTCCTCCAAGGGGTCGGGCAAATTTGCCAAGTCAAAGCCGAACAAAAAGATATCGCCTTTAACCTCGAACAGCTCCCGGGGCTGCCCCAGGGGGTTTGTGCCGATGAGAAGCGCCTGCGCCAAGTGTTGATTAACTTGCTGGGAAATGCCATTAAATTTACCGATGCGGGAGGGGTGACTTTAAGAGTCGGGTTATTGTTTGGCGCCACACCGGTATTGTCAGAGAATATTCACCAAATCCGATTTGAAATCGAAGATACGGGAGTAGGGATGACGCCGGAACAACTAAATAAGATATTTTTGCCATTTGAGCAAGTCGGGGATACAGAGCGGATGATAGAAGGCACTGGATTGGGATTGGCCATAAGTCAAAAAATAGTGCAAATGATGGGGAGTAAATTAGAAGTAAAAAGCCAAAAAGGAGTCGGTACTACCTTCTGGTTTGATGTGGCAATACCGGCTTCCACGTCAGAGACGGAAGCGGTGGCGACGGTGGCGGCGAAAAACATCATCGGCTACAAAGGCGATCGGCAAAAAATCTTGGTCGTGGATGATAGTTGGGAAAACCGCTCGTTTTTGCTCGATTTGCTCGCACCCCTGGGGTTTGAAATCAGCGAAGCCCAAAATGGCAGGGAAGGAATCGAGCAAGCACTGGCAGTAAAACCCCATATCATCCTATCGGATCTGCTGATGTCAGGAATGGATGGGTTTGAGATGATCCGGCGTTTGCGCAAGCTCGCCGCATTTAAAGGGGTGCCCGCGATCGCCATCAGCGCCAGCGTCTTCGAGCGCGATCGAGAACATAGCTTAGCCGCAGGTTACGATGAATTTTTGCCCAAACCAGTACAAGCAGCCGAGCTTTTAGGAAAAATTCAGAAACATTTAACAATTGACTGGATTTACGACGCTGACAATGACGTATATATCAGCCAATCCCCCCAGGGAGATAACGGTTTAGAAATCGTGCCACCGGCAGCATATCTCAGGGAATTGTATCGAGCGGCTGAGATTGGAGATATTGACGCGATCGAACAACAAGCCCGCTACATCAAACAGTTAGAACCAAAATACACCATCTTTGCCAATAAATTACTCCAACTGGCCGCCGATTTTGAAGACCGCAAAATTATGCAGCTAATCGAACCATATCTAGGAGGAGAGCATGCTAGCTGA